In Yarrowia lipolytica chromosome 1F, complete sequence, a genomic segment contains:
- a CDS encoding uncharacterized protein (Compare to YALI0F08041g, weakly similar to uniprot|P48562 Saccharomyces cerevisiae YNL298w CLA4 ser/thr protein kinase), with protein sequence MTNSYKMEDIDELLVGLYTNESYPLTQNLTGPFDPIPLEQYENLMGLDNSSSCNSVDSLRPRVPHMQESNQADLAQQHQQQQILTYQHLQHYHTNYAANSTNTNSYYMYQQPLPSPQTPQTPCYNYSPMEETEPDSTDSFDHMDSSAVDSDYDPIYSSPSTVSSVSDTPPETPTTIPRAAKERKKGETVFLRPPAFAEEHVGMFGMINFRKPGAWTRQKSK encoded by the coding sequence ATGACAAACTCTTACAAAATGGAAGACAttgacgagctgctggtcgGCCTCTACACCAATGAATCATATCCGTTGACCCAAAACCTCACGGGACCTTTTGATCCCATTCCTCTGGAGCAGTACGAGAATTTGATGGGTCTTGATAATAGCTCATCTTGCAACAGTGTTGATTCCCTGCGTCCCCGGGTTCCTCATATGCAAGAGTCGAACCAGGCTGACCTAGCGCAacaacaccagcagcagcagattcTCACCTACCAGCATTTGCAGCACTACCACACCAACTATGCTGCAAATtccaccaacacaaacTCGTACTACATGTACCAACAGCCCCTTCCTTCTCCCCAGACTCCCCAGACCCCCTGTTACAACTACAGCCcgatggaggagacggaACCAGACTCTACAGATTCCTTTGACCACATGGACTCGTCGGCAGTTGATTCTGACTATGATCCCATCTACTCGTCTCCTTCCACAGTCTCTTCTGTCAGCGACACACCTCCCGAGACTCCCACCACAATTCCTCGAGCCGCGaaggagcgaaagaaggGCGAGACTGTGTTTCTAAGGCCCCCTGCCTTTGCCGAGGAACATGTTGGCATGTTTGGCATGATCAATTTCCGAAAGCCCGGCGCTTGGACTCGACAAAAGTCGAAGTAA
- a CDS encoding uncharacterized protein (Compare to YALI0F08063g, similar to uniprot|O43081 Schizosaccharomyces pombe MSF membrane transporter), protein MTSHTSSPDILPTTSDSWDKPQYLPLENPELYLIDYNGPDDPECPLNWPMRRKIQTTVLYAIMTFAAQMNSAIFSPAAPHLINAMGVGHEVATLTTSLYVAGIAFGPLLFAPFSEVYGRKIGVTMPFLISILFTCGTGGSENIQSIILTRFFAGFFASAPIVSSGGVLSDIWAPSVRGNYMVLYGGFVIAGASLAPPIGALLLKHSPTAWKWVCWFMVALSSLILVLVLILCPETYPPVLLQRKARKIRLESGNWAYHANHDRWQFTLDEFIKRHLIRPFAMLLTPICFFIALYASFVYGIFYLTLTSVNYQFTQYRHWGYVEAFLPTIAVFAGAIVFGSASNLWSGKRYRRLVLANDGKAIPEERLVVMMIFGWIFSAGLFITAWTSSPDNHWALPCLGLLLTGWGFFVIFQACLNYLVDAFQRYAASAVAANTFARSVFGAVFPLFAKQLFDTLGVDWGLSLLAFVAVAMIPIPWVFYRYGNRLRGKNPFLSVVS, encoded by the coding sequence ATGACCAGCCACACGAGCAGCCCCGACATTCTCCCCACTACCTCCGACTCATGGGACAAGCCGCAATACCTGCCGCTGGAAAACCCGGAGCTGTACCTGATTGATTACAACGGCCCGGACGATCCCGAGTGTCCGCTCAACTGGCCCATGCGACGCAAAATCCAGACGACGGTGCTCTATGCCATCATGACCTTTGCAGCCCAGATGAACTCGGCTATTTTTTCGCCAGCGGCTCCCCATCTCATCAATGCCATGGGGGTGGGCCATGAAGTAGCCACCCTCACAACATCTCTCTATGTGGCAGGAATTGCATTTGGACCTTTGCTGTTTGCACCCTTCTCCGAGGTCTATGGCCGCAAAATAGGAGTCACCATGCCCTTTCTCATCTCTATTCTCTTCACTTGTGGAACGGGAGGCAGTGAAAACATCCAGAGTATCATTCTCACCCGGTTTTTCGCGGGATTTTTCGCCTCAGCACCCATTGTTTCCTCCGGAGGCGTCCTGTCCGATATCTGGGCACCTTCAGTCCGAGGAAACTACATGGTGTTATATGGAGGCTTTGTGATTGCAGGAGCGTCTCTAGCGCCCCCGATCGGAGCtctgcttctcaaacacTCCCCCACGGCCTGGAAATGGGTCTGCTGGTTCATGGTAGCTCTCAGCAGTCTTattctggtgctggtgttgATTCTCTGTCCGGAAACGTACCCTCCAGTGCTACTACAGCGAAAGGCCCGAAAGATCCGTCTCGAATCAGGAAACTGGGCTTACCACGCAAACCATGACCGATGGCAGTTCACACTTGACGAATTCATCAAGCGGCATCTGATCCGGCCATTTGCTATGCTATTGACACCCATTTGTTTCTTCATTGCGCTTTATGCGTCCTTCGTATACGGCATCTTCTATCTTACGCTGACTTCCGTCAACTATCAATTTACCCAATACAGACACTGGGGCTACGTCGAGGCCTTTTTGCCTACAATTGCCGTTTTTGCCGGCGCAATCGTCTTTGGGTCAGCCTCCAATCTGTGGAGTGGAAAGCGCTATCGTCGACTGGTGCTGGCCAATGATGGAAAGGCCATCCCCGAAGAACGGCTCGTAGTGATGATGATTTTCGGCTGGATTTTCTCTGCAGGACTCTTCATCACTGCCTGGACGTCGTCGCCAGACAATCACTGGGCCCTTCCATGCTTAGGCCTGCTTCTAACAGGCTGGggcttcttcgtcatcttcCAGGCGTGTCTCAACTACCTGGTGGACGCCTTCCAAAGATATGCTGCGTCGGCAGTGGCTGCCAACACCTTTGCCCGCTCCGTGTTTGGAGCTGTCTTTCCCCTCTTTGCAaagcagctgtttgacaCCTTGGGTGTAGATTGGGGACTCTCGCTGCTGGCATTTGTGGCTGTGGCCATGATTCCCATTCCGTGGGTATTTTACCGCTACGGCAATCGCCTACGAGGCAAGAATCCGTTTCTCAGCGTTGTTTCGTGA